From the Paludisphaera mucosa genome, one window contains:
- the msrB gene encoding peptide-methionine (R)-S-oxide reductase MsrB: protein MSTAPHPREIARLLAGALAVAVIASSTQAQDARSRPSTTSDEASASKPVDDTAKPAAKSDVRDPAAKDAPEKESERVFKSDEEWRRILTYDQYLVTRMKMTEPAFTGRYAHGNFKGTFLCVCCGAKLFDSRHKFDSGTGWPSFWRPFVPKALDEALDRSEAEPRIEVTCARCGAHLGHVFSDGPAPTGLRYCINSLAIKLDSEPVRPAVPTRKATNRRRTPSSRDARPEAPESTAPPVDGSKPKAPAAS, encoded by the coding sequence ATGTCCACCGCCCCGCACCCTCGCGAGATCGCCCGCCTCCTGGCGGGGGCCTTGGCCGTCGCCGTCATCGCCTCCTCGACGCAGGCCCAGGACGCCAGGTCGCGCCCGTCCACGACCTCGGACGAGGCGTCCGCGTCGAAGCCGGTCGACGACACGGCCAAGCCCGCCGCGAAATCGGACGTCCGAGACCCGGCGGCAAAAGATGCGCCCGAGAAAGAGTCGGAACGGGTCTTCAAGTCCGACGAGGAATGGCGGCGGATCCTGACGTACGACCAGTACTTGGTCACCCGGATGAAGATGACCGAGCCGGCGTTCACGGGGCGCTACGCGCACGGCAACTTCAAGGGGACGTTCCTCTGCGTCTGCTGCGGCGCGAAGCTCTTCGACTCCCGCCACAAGTTCGACTCCGGCACCGGTTGGCCGAGCTTCTGGCGGCCTTTCGTCCCGAAGGCGCTCGACGAGGCCCTGGATCGCAGCGAGGCCGAGCCCCGGATCGAAGTCACCTGCGCCCGCTGCGGCGCCCACCTCGGCCACGTTTTCTCCGACGGCCCCGCGCCGACGGGACTCCGCTACTGCATCAACTCTCTGGCGATCAAGCTCGATTCCGAACCGGTACGTCCGGCGGTGCCGACCCGGAAGGCCACCAACCGTCGCAGGACCCCTTCCAGCCGCGACGCCCGGCCGGAAGCCCCCGAGTCGACGGCCCCGCCCGTGGACGGTTCGAAGCCGAAGGCTCCCGCCGCGTCGTGA
- a CDS encoding alpha/beta fold hydrolase, whose amino-acid sequence MPEVLREELAFPASDGYSFQVERWRAVAEPRGHVVVLHGVQSHSGWYAGLGTRLAEAGYEASFPNRRGSGPNQADRGHAPSARRLVEDVAEWISRIRSEAPGLPVGLAGISWGGKIAVLTAVRRPDLVDALALICPGLEPQVGVTFAEKLRIAKAVFTNRRKTFPIPLADPALFTDNVEKQEFIRNDPLGLRKATAGLLLASFLIDRMIRRAPGKLHQPCLLMLGGRDRIVDNARTRRYFGRVAAVDRRIIEYPEGGHTLEFDPDPGQYVRDLVAWLEPRFDSKRRQSV is encoded by the coding sequence ATGCCTGAGGTCCTACGCGAGGAACTCGCGTTCCCGGCGTCCGACGGGTACTCCTTCCAGGTCGAACGTTGGCGGGCCGTCGCCGAGCCTCGGGGTCACGTCGTCGTGCTGCACGGCGTCCAGAGCCATTCGGGCTGGTATGCGGGCCTGGGGACCCGGCTGGCCGAGGCGGGCTACGAGGCGTCCTTCCCGAACCGCCGGGGTTCCGGGCCGAATCAGGCGGACCGGGGCCACGCTCCCTCGGCGCGCCGGCTGGTCGAGGACGTCGCCGAGTGGATCTCTCGGATCCGGTCCGAGGCCCCAGGGCTGCCCGTCGGGCTGGCGGGGATCAGCTGGGGAGGCAAGATCGCGGTGCTGACGGCCGTCCGCCGTCCCGACCTGGTCGACGCCCTGGCGTTGATCTGCCCGGGCTTGGAGCCCCAGGTGGGCGTCACCTTCGCCGAGAAGCTCCGGATCGCCAAGGCGGTCTTCACCAACCGCCGCAAGACCTTTCCAATCCCGCTGGCCGACCCCGCCCTCTTCACCGACAACGTCGAAAAGCAGGAGTTCATCCGGAACGACCCGCTCGGCCTCCGCAAGGCGACCGCCGGCCTCCTGCTCGCGAGCTTCCTGATCGATCGCATGATCCGACGGGCTCCGGGGAAGCTCCATCAGCCCTGTTTGCTGATGCTCGGCGGTCGCGACCGGATCGTCGACAACGCCCGGACCCGGCGGTACTTCGGCCGCGTCGCCGCCGTCGACCGACGGATCATCGAGTACCCCGAAGGCGGCCACACCCTGGAATTCGATCCGGACCCGGGCCAGTACGTACGCGACCTCGTCGCATGGCTCGAACCGCGATTCGACTCGAAGCGGCGACAGTCCGTCTGA
- a CDS encoding enolase C-terminal domain-like protein translates to MADSLHAPDVSSATVRSRMPAIRRMTLLRVQVPLKKPVKHASHERTASENLVVRIELDDGTTGYGEGVPRTYVTGESIGSTFRALERSDWPRSIGRPGSFAEVVAKLEGLSLAEIDGDSRGMGGNAARCALELAVLDAYGRYFQTSIGEAVRLAKVEGLERHARPRAVRYSAAITAESRRKEIVSAVKFRIYGFRDVKAKVGVAGQDDPRRLETLRRILGRRMDIRIDANEAWRADVLIERVAPLLRFRPSLLEQPVPHAQVDALAELRLRLGVPVMLDESLCGWPDGVAAIERKTADYFNVRLSKCGGLLPSLRLIGLARRNGLGVQLGCHPGETAILSAAGRHVAGRVAGIRYLEGSYDRHILKANLTAADLTFGYGGRARPIDGHGLGIEVDPALLAAMTTETKVIDYA, encoded by the coding sequence TTGGCCGACTCGCTCCACGCACCAGACGTCTCGTCCGCCACGGTGCGCAGCCGCATGCCCGCGATCCGCCGGATGACCCTGCTTCGCGTGCAGGTGCCGCTCAAGAAGCCCGTGAAGCACGCCTCGCACGAGCGGACCGCGAGCGAGAACCTCGTCGTCCGGATCGAGCTGGATGATGGGACGACCGGCTACGGAGAGGGCGTGCCCCGGACCTACGTGACCGGCGAGTCGATCGGATCGACGTTCCGGGCCCTCGAAAGATCCGACTGGCCCCGCTCGATCGGCCGCCCGGGCTCGTTCGCCGAGGTCGTGGCGAAGCTCGAAGGCCTGAGCCTCGCCGAGATCGACGGAGATTCGCGCGGGATGGGCGGCAACGCCGCCCGTTGCGCGCTCGAACTGGCCGTGCTCGACGCTTACGGGCGCTATTTCCAGACCTCGATCGGCGAGGCCGTCCGGCTGGCGAAGGTCGAGGGCCTGGAGCGTCATGCCCGGCCCCGAGCCGTCCGCTACAGCGCGGCGATCACGGCCGAGTCGCGCCGGAAGGAGATCGTCTCGGCGGTGAAGTTCCGGATCTACGGCTTCCGCGACGTGAAGGCGAAGGTGGGCGTGGCCGGCCAGGACGACCCTCGGCGGCTTGAGACGCTCAGACGCATCCTGGGCCGAAGGATGGACATCCGCATCGACGCAAACGAGGCGTGGCGGGCCGACGTCCTGATCGAGCGGGTGGCCCCCCTGCTCCGCTTCCGACCGTCACTGCTCGAACAGCCCGTCCCTCACGCCCAGGTCGACGCCCTGGCGGAACTGCGTCTCCGGCTCGGCGTCCCGGTGATGCTCGACGAGTCCCTGTGCGGCTGGCCCGACGGCGTCGCCGCGATCGAGCGCAAGACCGCCGATTACTTCAACGTCCGGCTCTCCAAGTGCGGCGGCCTGTTGCCGTCGCTGCGGCTCATCGGGCTCGCGAGGCGGAACGGGCTGGGGGTCCAGCTCGGCTGTCATCCCGGGGAGACGGCGATCCTCTCGGCGGCCGGTCGCCACGTCGCCGGCCGGGTCGCGGGCATCCGCTATCTGGAAGGCTCTTACGACCGGCACATCCTCAAGGCCAATCTGACCGCGGCCGACCTGACGTTCGGCTACGGAGGCCGCGCCCGGCCCATCGACGGCCACGGGCTGGGGATCGAAGTCGACCCCGCGTTGCTCGCCGCGATGACGACGGAGACGAAGGTGATCGACTATGCCTGA
- a CDS encoding NfeD family protein, producing MSELFWPIVFLAVGLLLLVLELFVPSGGFIGFSALVCLGLGVWHAFQSSQRLGMIFVLVDFIAVPTTAVGAFRLWARSPLGRRFALTPPELDEVDVSHADRRVHDLVGVDGRALTPLHPCGHVEIRGRRYDGMAEAGLISEGSRVRVVRIRSNQVVVRTLDVPATAERPSLADDPFSTPVDLGAEA from the coding sequence GTGAGCGAACTGTTCTGGCCGATCGTCTTCCTGGCGGTCGGCCTGCTGCTGCTGGTCCTCGAACTGTTCGTCCCCTCGGGCGGGTTCATCGGCTTCAGCGCGCTCGTCTGCCTGGGCCTGGGCGTGTGGCACGCCTTCCAGTCGTCGCAACGGCTGGGGATGATCTTCGTGCTGGTCGACTTCATCGCCGTGCCGACGACGGCCGTCGGGGCGTTCCGTCTCTGGGCCCGTTCTCCGTTGGGTCGGCGATTCGCGCTGACCCCGCCCGAGCTGGACGAGGTCGACGTCTCGCACGCCGATCGCCGCGTCCACGACCTGGTCGGCGTCGACGGTCGGGCGCTCACGCCGCTGCATCCGTGCGGGCACGTCGAGATCCGCGGCCGTCGCTACGACGGGATGGCCGAGGCCGGCCTGATCTCCGAAGGGTCGCGGGTCCGCGTGGTCCGCATCCGGTCGAATCAGGTCGTGGTCCGGACGCTGGACGTCCCCGCGACGGCGGAGCGGCCTTCGCTCGCCGACGACCCGTTTTCGACCCCCGTCGACCTCGGCGCCGAGGCTTAG
- the floA gene encoding flotillin-like protein FloA (flotillin-like protein involved in membrane lipid rafts), protein MTAMILAQANPPGMPIPALFWLGVVTLGVIALLGGLFITKYFNLWIQAFLTHANVSIVDLVGMSFRKVNPNIIVRSKIMAYQAGLTEKDGLSTRALESHYLAGGNVPNVIRALIAANRADIPLSYKQATAIDLAGRNVLEAVQTSVNPKVIPCPDPSQGRSTIDGVARNGIQLKVKAKVTVRTNLDRLVGGATDETIIARVGEGIVNAIGSADTHLLVLERPDSISKRVLEKGLDAGTAYEILSIDIADIDVGDNIGANLQALQAEADMRVARAKAEERRAFAVAKEQEMQAAVQENRAKVVEAEAEIPMAIAEAFRQGHLGVGEYYNLKNVQADTEMRTAIAGTGGNSRQPAGTQP, encoded by the coding sequence ATGACCGCCATGATTCTCGCTCAGGCGAATCCCCCGGGGATGCCCATCCCCGCCCTATTCTGGCTGGGCGTCGTCACGCTGGGCGTGATCGCCCTGCTCGGCGGCCTCTTCATCACCAAGTACTTCAACCTGTGGATCCAGGCCTTCCTCACGCACGCCAACGTGAGCATCGTCGACCTGGTCGGGATGTCGTTCCGGAAGGTGAACCCGAACATCATCGTCCGCTCCAAGATCATGGCGTACCAGGCCGGCCTGACGGAGAAGGACGGGCTCTCGACTCGGGCGCTGGAGTCGCACTACCTCGCCGGCGGCAACGTGCCCAACGTCATCCGCGCCCTCATCGCCGCCAACCGCGCCGACATCCCGCTGTCGTACAAGCAGGCGACCGCCATCGACCTCGCCGGGCGGAACGTCCTGGAGGCCGTGCAGACGAGCGTCAACCCGAAGGTCATCCCGTGCCCGGATCCCAGCCAAGGCCGGAGCACCATCGACGGCGTCGCCCGCAACGGCATCCAGCTCAAGGTCAAGGCGAAGGTGACGGTCCGGACCAATCTCGACCGCCTCGTCGGCGGCGCCACCGACGAGACCATCATCGCCCGCGTCGGCGAGGGCATCGTCAACGCCATCGGCTCGGCCGACACCCACCTTCTCGTCCTGGAGAGGCCCGATTCGATCTCGAAGCGCGTCCTGGAGAAGGGGCTCGACGCCGGCACGGCGTACGAAATCCTGTCGATCGACATCGCCGACATCGACGTCGGCGACAACATCGGCGCCAACCTGCAGGCCCTGCAGGCCGAGGCCGACATGCGCGTGGCCCGGGCCAAGGCCGAGGAGCGGCGGGCCTTCGCCGTCGCGAAGGAGCAGGAGATGCAGGCGGCCGTCCAGGAAAACCGGGCCAAGGTCGTCGAGGCCGAGGCCGAGATCCCCATGGCGATCGCCGAGGCCTTTCGGCAGGGTCATCTCGGCGTCGGCGAATACTACAACCTGAAGAACGTCCAAGCCGACACCGAGATGCGGACGGCCATCGCCGGGACCGGCGGCAATTCACGCCAGCCGGCCGGGACGCAGCCCTGA
- a CDS encoding thioredoxin family protein: MTPQRSAMRLAALLALAVAFPDPNSRGDEPPAEAPLSWRAEYGAALEEARAANRLLWVQFTGSWCPNCRRMEQDSFSNPAVVARTRSEFVAVKLHADANEELAMGFNLTGLPASVIVDPSLNVLAVHQGYLGPDDLDGLLGRAAASRAPRHNPEDLADAPRLALELVGPPAPEVLRTMAVSKPLKKEEHAALSGYCPVSLVSDKRLIPGQAEYAVSHEGRIYRFANLVTFNLFRRDPERYVPANDGLCPVEKLENGRNASGDPRFGALYKGRLYLCASKDDRVRFLQEPDRFATVGVEEGGNCPHCLAQGGQAVPGDPRFSLTQGGRRYWFPDEDHRSAFMSLAPSSTIRR, translated from the coding sequence ATGACTCCCCAACGATCCGCCATGCGCCTCGCCGCGCTGCTCGCGCTCGCGGTGGCGTTCCCCGACCCGAACTCGCGCGGTGACGAACCTCCGGCCGAAGCCCCTCTCTCGTGGCGTGCGGAATACGGCGCAGCCCTGGAAGAAGCCCGGGCCGCGAACCGCCTGCTGTGGGTCCAGTTCACGGGCAGTTGGTGCCCGAATTGTCGGCGGATGGAGCAGGACAGCTTCTCCAATCCGGCCGTCGTGGCTCGGACGCGTTCGGAGTTCGTCGCGGTCAAGCTCCACGCCGACGCGAACGAGGAGCTGGCGATGGGCTTCAACCTGACGGGCCTTCCGGCGAGCGTGATCGTCGATCCTTCGCTCAACGTCCTCGCGGTCCATCAGGGCTACCTTGGACCCGACGACCTTGACGGCCTGCTGGGCCGCGCCGCGGCGAGTCGCGCGCCCCGGCACAACCCCGAGGACTTGGCCGACGCCCCTCGCCTGGCGTTGGAACTGGTCGGACCTCCCGCGCCCGAGGTCCTCCGCACCATGGCCGTCTCAAAACCCCTCAAGAAGGAGGAGCACGCCGCCCTGTCCGGGTACTGCCCGGTGAGCCTCGTCTCCGACAAGCGTCTGATCCCGGGGCAGGCGGAGTACGCCGTATCTCACGAAGGGCGGATCTACCGATTCGCGAACCTCGTGACGTTCAACCTCTTCCGTCGCGACCCCGAACGCTACGTGCCCGCCAACGACGGCCTGTGCCCGGTCGAGAAGCTCGAAAACGGTCGGAACGCCTCCGGAGACCCGCGCTTCGGGGCGCTCTACAAGGGGCGACTCTATCTGTGCGCCTCGAAGGACGACAGGGTCCGTTTCCTCCAGGAGCCCGACCGTTTCGCAACGGTCGGCGTCGAGGAGGGCGGAAACTGCCCCCACTGCCTCGCCCAGGGCGGGCAAGCCGTGCCCGGCGACCCTCGCTTCAGCCTGACCCAGGGGGGGCGTCGTTACTGGTTCCCCGACGAGGATCACCGCAGCGCGTTCATGTCGCTGGCCCCTTCCAGCACCATCCGACGTTGA